The genomic window ggggtgcacCGCAGGGGCCGGAGGGCAAGCCGAAGCCCAGCGTCTCCAGACGAGGGAGCGATAAGACCAAGGAAGAGGGCAACGAcgagaaggaggaagtgaggagcGGCGGGGGGAGTATCAAGCGACGGATCAGCCTCCTCctggactcctcctcctctccagggggACGCGCCATTGGCCAAGCGCCGGAACCTCGCTCCCCAGCGCAGCCAATCCCAGAGGCGGAAGTGCCGCTCGGTATCAAACAGCGAATCAAGCAGCTCACTGAAGACACGCCCCCGGCTCAGACCCCATCTCCTAAACTGTCACTTAGGCCACGACCTTTGCCCCTCGACCTGACTAAAAGGTTAGCCCTGATCGCCGCTCCTAGCCTGCATCGTGTCTGTCTTTGTCCATGTCCCTATATGACTCCCATTGTCTTGTCTTGtgtgctgtttgtgtctctccatCAGGTTTACCTCTGACAGGTCCCCAGAACTCGGCAGTCCCTCCCTCAGTGAGGCGACAGACCGCCTTGAGAGTGACATTGATCCTCagaggagggtaagagaggtTCGAGATGCGTCCGAGATGAAAGTAGCTGAGATGCTTTGGTATAGTTACAGCGTGACCCTAGCCTTCCAGCGCCCTCATGGGTACCGGGATAAAGACAGTGTCTGGAGTGTAAAGAGGCGTTTGAGTTTACAGATACAacaacacaaagagagagagggtggaattGTATATGTGTGCCATCTTGTCTTGTTCTGCTTTCCTTGTTTTGTTCTGGAAAAGTTAGTGTTGGACATGTCGGTTGATGCAGCTGTTAACTACTTCAAGTCACCAACCAGTTTCCTGGTAGGTGGAGGGAAAAGATAAGGAATCAAGCCATAAGCGAGGCCAAAAACATTTTCTCTGGCCCCAGGTCGGCGTTCTATCAGGGCAAAACATAACATGGAAATGAGAGcatgggagagaaaaagagcgtCTCCTGGCACAAAGCTACAAAGCTGTGAAACCTTAGACGGAGCATTAGTCATCCACCTGTGGTGGCTGCGCCGGTTGTGAAACACCCGGGGAGTAGATCACTGGGAAAAGGTCAACACGGGAGGCTTTGATTACCTCCTCAGCACCACGCCCTCTGCTATGAGGCCAACAAAGAGGAGTGGATTCTGCTCTCTTCACTGAGGCACTtgacttcctctgtctctcagcaTTGTGATGTGGACTTGTTTTATCTCTGTCCATTCTACCAAATCCAGCTAGCtgtacttcattagagaaagaACACAAATCCGGTCATGGTCATATTAGATGAATAGACTATAATTTGTCCTAACACATATTAATAGTTATAATTACGTTGCCGTCACATGAATTACATATTACAAGTTACAAATCCGTGACTGGAGCTGGGGTGCTACGGTTGCAAATTTAAATTCAAATCCTCCTCTTCTCAGGGTGAGGACTCTGCCAGCTTCAGGGACcaagggaaggtggaggaggacagccGAGGCCCTCCGGAGCGTCCCCCGGAGCCCGCCTCTGATCCAGCAGCAGGGCGGCCGATGGAGAGCGGGGCCCAGGATAGGAGCCTCGGCGGTGGGGTGCAGACCGTGAGGGCGGCCCTATTCGAGAACGTGGTGGAGAGGCACAGCGTGCTGGTGTTGGACGAAGACCAGGGCCGGGGCCAGGCCCTGCCCAGGCGGAGCCTTTCCCTGAAGCAACgggaggaggagaacgaggGGAACCTGGTCACGGCCACCTACCGCGAGCCCGTGTCTCCTTCCAGCCCGCTGCGGGTGGAGCACTCCTACGACACGGTGCCGTCCGtaggggagagcagggcggtGAGCGAGAGCGTCCCCTCGGCCCAGCTGGAGGACAAAGCCATGACCCTGAGAAGACGCTCTGACAGAGCGGCCAGGGCTGAACCTGCCGAAGACCAGCCTCCTCAGGGCCAGGGGGTCTTCTTTCCAgccagcggaggaggaggaggtggaggaggaggaggagcggagaagCAACCACGCTACCTGAGGGTCGGGGCCCTGCAGAAGTGGAACCCCGCAGacctggagagggaggcggaggaggaaaggaggcgaCGAGCGAAactggagagacagatggggaagggaggaaaaccggaggaggagtgggagacgcagagagaggtggaaaggcAGATGCAAATGGATGTCGAtagggagataaggagagagaaggagagggaggaggtcgCGGCGCCGAAACGGTTGAAAATGCTGGAGGCAAATGAGCTTCCGGCCAAGCCCAGGGCCACGTACTTTGCTCTGACTGGTCAGGCCCAAGAGGTGGTTTCCCTGGGAgaagacagagcagagagaggggacttGGAAGTGCCCTTTGATGACTACTCTGTGAAGTCTGGACAGTGGGGCTCGCAAGGCAAGGTCCTGCCACTGCACGGGACTTCTCCTCTGGACGATGCTTTGGGGAAAAGCCTGCAAAGTAAAGTACAGGATGAGGAACGTTCGGAGCGGAGCACgacacaggacagacagagaggaatggTGTGGGTGAGACCGGGAGGAATGGAAGATATGGAAATTGAGAAGCAGAAACAAATGGATTTGGAAAAACAAAGGGCATTAGACAGGGAGGCCCAGAGGCAGTTGGAAATGGAGAGGCAGGTGGAATTTGCCcagaagatggagagggagaatcagaaagaactggaaagagaaagacagaaggagTTGGAGaggcaaagacagagagagatggaaagagatagACAACGTGCTCTCGAGAGACAACAAGAGCTACACAggcagcaggagctggagagagagagacagagagaggtggaaggagagaggcagcgagaggtggaaagagagaggcagagagaggtggaacgagagaggcagcgagaggtggaaagagagaggcagcgagaggtggaacgagagaggcagagagaggtggaaagagagaggcagagagaggtggaacgagagaggcagagagaggtggaaagagagaggcagagagaggtggaacgaGAGAGGCAGCGAGAGCTAGAGAGGCAGaatgaggtggagaaggagaggcagctggaaatggagagacagaagTTGGCGACGCAGAGAGAGTTGGACAGGGCGAAGGAACAGGAGAGAAGACAACTTCAGGAgtacgaaagacagaaacaagtGGAGCGAGAAAGACAGCAACTTGTAGAGCTAGAGAagcagagactgagagaaaaggcagagagagaagaggctgaAAAAATGAGACAGATGGCCATACAACAGGAAGTGAACCGACAGAGAGAACTGGAGCGGGAAAGAGAACGAcaacaagagagggagaaggagagactgaggcagctggaggtagagaggcagaaggaggtggagaaagagagacagaagttgGCGATgcagagagagcaacagagattggaggagttggagagagtAAAGGAACAGGAGAGAAGACAACTTCAGGAgtacgaaagacagaaacaagtGGAGCGAGAAACACAGCAACTTGTAGAGCTAGAGAagcagagactgagagaaaaggcagagagagaagaggctgaAAAAATGAGACAGGTGGCCATACAACAGGAAGTGAACCGACAGAGAGAACTGGAGCGGGAAAGAGAACGAcaacaagagagggagaaggagagactgaggcagctggaggtggagaggcagaaggaggtggagaggcaaCTCCAGCGAGATCTGGAGAGACAGAAGCAGTTGGATTCGGAACAGCAGGAGCTGGACAGGCAGCGggcgagacagagggagagcgagaaggagagacagagggcggaggagctggagaggaggaaggagatggaaCGGAGGCAGCTGCTGGAGTTTGAGAAACAGAAGCAAGCGGCGGCCCAGAGACAGCAGGTGGCCGACCTGGAGATGCAGAGGCTgcgagagaagatggagagagacgacGCGGAGAAGATGAGACGGGTCGTCACGCAACAGGAAGTGGAACGCCAGAGGATGAAGGACAGGCAGAAGAGGGAGGACCAGGAGAGGGccgactcctcccccctccgacCCAAAGTTCTGGATCTCGACTCGGTGACCCGGGACGACCCATTCTCCCCGAACGCCCCCTACTCCAGTGACCCATCATCCAGGTGGAGGAAGCCCTCTCCCAGGTCAGAGGAGGAGTACCGGCCTGCCATATTGGACATTGACTCATTTAGGTCCCAGGCTCAGTTGTCACCCACGAAAGAGGCGTACCCTGTTGCTGGGAACCAAGGAACAGAACGCGGGAGTGGGCTCAGATCCAACCTCAACACCGCAGACAGAGAAGGGGGCGTCAGGATCGCGCCCGAGGGGGTCGTGAGGCGGCCCAGTCCAGTGCAGGCTTCCTCCCAGCAGGATCCCTGGGAACGTAGACCAGGGGAGGTAGTGGGAAGTCCCCTGGCTGGACCAGAGGCCCCCAGGAAGCCCGCCAACAAGCCCAGCCTGGAGCAGCTCCTCctcaggcaggaggagagggccaCGGCATCCTGCCTGGTCCCAGAGAGACGCTGGGCGGCCGTGCCCGGCGAACCacagccctcagccccccaccccGTGAGAGACACCAGCCTGTCTGGATCTCCAGCCGGGAGCCTGGATCCCTGGTCCTCCTTAGAGGCTGGGCCCCACCAACTCGGAGGGATGGAGACCAGAAGCCAGAGGAGATCCCAGGGTTCCCAGGTAAGAGAACCACCCCCCTGATAGAAACATGTGAGGACCCTACACACTGCATGCCGCCTGTCAGACCTTGTGTTGACGTCATCCGTCCCGTGTGACAGGAGCTGAACAGGATGAGGTCTCGCAGCGTGTCGCGGCGCTCCACCCCGGCCACCAGCACGCTGGAGGGCTCCCTCCTCAGGATGAGGAGCCGGagcgcacacagagagaggggcgacCAGGACTGGGTGAgtcatcctgctctctccccgacacacacccacacccacacccacaccggTAAGTCAAATGGATGGGtttcaaagattaagccatgctaCATAATAGTACTGCCACCTAATTCTATGTTAGCAACTGTTAACTGATGTCAGGGCTGGTTGTGTGGGCTGGAGGGTGTTTTGGaagaaaaggtgtgtgtgtgttagtagggTGGAGAAAGAATGTCGTCAGGCAACTGGAACTGCTGAGTGTGACAGTCAGGAGGGAGTTCGGACTAGATGAGTAATGTTAATGGCATGGTCTCACTCACTTTACAcaaccccctcacctcaccaagCATTGGTTGGCCAAGAGCCCAAACATGTTATCAGGCCTGTAATTCAGGCTTGTATTAGGGAAATAAGGAGTAATGTGCTACTCATTTTGACAGCACACCGTATGGCTTCGGTAAAGCAGTGCAGTTGAAGTTGTCCTTTTAACATATTGACATTTCTCCCGACTAGAGAAATGTTTAGAGGGttccgtgtttgtgttcctTACCCTCGCTTACCCGGCAGGATCCTTCAACCAGAAGAGAACAAATACTTCAACCAGAGGAGAACAAACACTAGCACGCCAGAGACTAAGCAAATGTTCTGACGAGGAGAGtgtctcccttgtccacctcagTGGCCTGCGGGTGAACGGGAAAATGTTTTTCCGTGTACACGAGTCCCATTTATCTGCAAGATTTACAAGTGAAGTGGTTTCTTTGAGAGGAGGGCAGGCCCTTTCTGGCAGGATGTGGATGTGCCGTGGTCGCCCTCTAGTGGCCAGTGTTCATTGTAATTTTAGACAAAGACTGCTCTAATTGAGTATGCATTATTGACAGGACACCTTCTTTCCACGTTACATGATTTAAGTGTATAAAACGGCTTATCGGGATGCATATTGGTTGAAGGACTACCCATTCTGTATGTCGAATGTCCTACCTATTGTCATTCATTTGTATAGATTTCGAATCAGAATTGTTTGAGTTGTTGATCAGTGTTGGAAGACAGTGTTTGCTGGTAAATGTCTTTTGGCCCATGGAGATGCACCGGGTGAGCTCACTTCCTGTCGATTCCCCCATGTGAGGTCATAGTTGTATGATGCCATCCTTAGTAATGCCCTGCtcagagagaacagaggagaagcAGGGATAGAAGCCTTAGGCGGATGGATGGAGGTCTTCATGTGTTGCTCCTGTTTGGCCTATTTCCCCAGGCGATGGGTAAGTGACTTTAGATCAGGACTCAGAACGGCACCTTATTCTATGAATTGAAGGGGAGTCTGGTAAGATTGAATCCAAGCATTGGTTTTAATTGCGACGTATGAAACGTCTTGAGTCAAGGGCGACATGGTCATGATGTCACCCTTGCCCTTCCTGTGCAAGCTAGCTTTGAATAATTTCCTGGTACACAGTACCTTTTATCTGTCTATACCACGCCTTCTGTGGGGCTGTACTTCTACCGAGTGTTGAATGCCTCCCTCCTTTTGTACGGTTGCTTGGTAGTGTCCTGGTGTACATGCATGTCTCAGAGGGCCATATCTGGGTTGGGCGTCTGTGACGAGGGCCGGCTCGGTCACATAGTGCCACGTCCAGGTttcctcagaaacacacacgctctgctTCGGTTGGCGTCAGTGTTGTTGCCAGGcgaccaccagggggcgtgtgtgGGCAGCGGCTTGCTTCCAGGTCGTGTCCCAGTTCTCTCAGTGCTCTGAGAGGAGTTTTCCACTGAAACGTTTTTTGAGGTGCCATTGTTACCTTTCCGTGCACGCAGGCAGCGCTCTGTGAGATTGCTTGTTGATCCGAAAGGCTCTgtaaaggagagggaaaggccGGCCCTGTTCTTTGCTTAGCCAAATATCTCCCTGGCTCATGCAAACCAACTTGCTTGAGCGTTGTGATTCCTCCGCTAAGCTGTGAGCTCACAATGCTGACAGAGTGGCCGGCAACCACACAATCCCTGTTCTCTCTGACGGCCACAcctgtttcctcctctctctctctcttgctctctcgcttgctctctctctctcactctctctctgcacatTCCATATCTATTTGAAGGTATTGCCTCAATAACATAAACATTCACCCATGACCATACTTTCATTCCAGTCTCAGTTCATATCCCCTTCATCcctctattacacacacacacacacacacacacacacctgtgctgaCTATGCCTGAGAGAATTCTCCCTCTCGCACTGCAAGCACAAACAGGCAGGGGCGACACAGGACCGCAGAACATAtatcaccctcccctccctgcactGCAACTCAGAGCCCTCCCGCTCGCTCCCccgctccactcctccctctctccctgcttctgctcggccctccctctctcccactctgtttCTCCTTGAGCGCGAGTCCTACAGGACTGGGGATCGAGAGCGCGGGCGCCTGACGCATTTCTTCTTCTACCTGCCCGTACCTGCaagggggaagggaagaggggggtgggtggggggcacGGAGGGCGTTGAtgtttctccgtctctctctctctcttttgctccacTGGATATGACCTCACAGTCTccgctgctctgctctgctctgctgccgTAGCGagttctctgcctccctcccgcaGTCCTTCTGGGCTGTTCTGGACCGAGAAGTTTGCCTCCCACAAGCGACGGTCGCGGGGAAGAgagccagacaggaggagggacgtGGAGGACGCCAGGGAGGAGTAGACTAACTGGACCTTGGTTCTGGGAATCTGTGAATGTGATGTCAGAGGGACAGTAGCAGGTCAGGAGAGCCGCTgtcagttttttcttttttttggtgaGCACTGCGAGTCAGAGGCAAGAGGATTCCGGAAGGATCTGATCACAGGATCTGGGAAGTAAACGCACTTCAAACTGTCTTTTATGCTGCGTAGGGTTgtcgtcatttaaaaaaaacaacatttcatCACAGAAGAAGATGACATTTGAATCTGTAGGAACAGACGTCTTGCTGACCATTTAGACGCACATTTCACCGTCGTGTGAGTCATACAACCTGTTGATTTACTGCTTTGTGTTGATCTAGAGGAACCTGTTTGCGGACAGAGCCATATATGTCCTGTCACATAACTACAGTGGTCCCTTAATCCTCCTGAACAGTtggcagatcacacacacactgtttttgTTCGTCCGTCGGCAAATATGTCAAGCGTGTCGTGCTCTTCCTCATGCGTATGGAAATAGGCATCTCgcggaacgagagagagagagcattcggCGAGCTCGCCCACATCTAGGAGCCCTTCCCACAGTGGACCAAAATGGAGCCCGGAAGGTTCCAGAAGGACCTGGCTGCAGGAGGGCTTCCCGAGAGAGACTTTGAAGGACAGTGATCCAGGACAGAGCCCCGAAGGCAGAGGCCTAGCTGAGCTGTGCTGCAGCCCTGCCTGAGAGCTTCCTACACCgtgtctctcacatacacacacacatgcgcgcgcactctcgcacacacactgtccttacTGCAGCATTGACCCAGCAATGCACCTAAGTAGAATCTAGGACACTCTCCCCTGGACTGCCACCTGGCAACAGATCACCAGTGAACCAAGCGCACCGGGACTGGATCTGGACCAGCCCCACTTCTGATCTGGAACTCCCCGAGCAGTGATGGAATACCTGGGGGACAAGCTGTCCGTGGCCCAGACCCAGGTGTCCGGCTGGGTGGGCAACGTGCGTCGCTCCCTGCAGGGGGCGCTGAGCCTGGTGTCCGGCGCGGTGGAGCGCGGGGGCCGGGGCGAGGAGGGGGATGCAGGGGGCTTCAAGAGGGCCGCCTCCCTGCGCTCCCTGGCCTCGCGGAGCAGAGACTCCTTCCGCAGGTTCTCCCTCCGCAGCCAGCAACGCCTGTCGCTACGGAGACGCACCACGGCGCCCAACACCCCGACGGCTGTAAGGCGCACGCtcgtatctacacacacacgcacacacgcgtgtaCGCACGCACAGGTGTGCTGACGTGCCTTCGGCTCCACCCATTCAAGCGATGCCTCGCTACAGCTGCGTCCTCTCGATCGGTCGGTTTTCAAAACACACCGAGCCTGTCCAGGCATCCTGCTGTGTGTCATCATGCTGCAGTAAAcgtctttgtgtctgtgctgATGCTGACGGCGTCTGCCTGCAGGGGTGTGTCGCACGGTGACCGTGTCTCAGAATATCCCTGACACCGTCCTGACCTGGTTGTTGTTTGTGTTCCCGGAGCTCCAGCCTCCCTGCCTCGGCCCCTCGGCCTCTCTGCCCAGGCTCAGCTCACCTCCGTGGGCTGCAGTCGACCTGCCTTGacccttctcctgtctctcaACTCTGGCATTTTAGTCTGAGGAAGCGTTGAGTGGACAGGCCACTGAGGCCACAGAGATAGGCAGGATGAGGTGGACTGAGGCCAGACAGCTAGTGGAGCATTGgctgcccccctctctgtgtctctccctgacAGGTCATAGTCCAGGAGATAGTCCAGGTCATGAGTCCATATGTGCTACACTTCCCACAGCGGTCAGGGTCATTAATTTCCCAAGTCCTGTGTGTATACTCATTATCTAGTTTCTGCAGTGGGTTTGCAggattttaattttattttttcacTGCCAAGCGATGCAGAAGAaggcttgtgtttgtgcgtgatcatttggagagactgagggaggacgtgtgtttgtttactaGCCTGCGGTCATTGGCCCGTCTTGAGGGCCAGCTGGTGCAGCCCCGCCACTCCCACCCAGGGATGACCCCAGTGCCTCgcaacctccacccctcacccccaattCTGGTCGTCGGTtagccctgtcctcccctggtctCAAAGTCCCCCCCTTCTGTGCAGTGCACAGGTCTTAAGGTTCTTAAGCCGAGTCAGGTTGTGTTTATCGACATTCTGttctgccctgcatgttctacaTGCGCTTTTTCCAGCCCTGAGCCCTACATGTATGTTAATCTTAGGTAAATCAAGAATAACAATGTCCTTCCCAGTTTCCATCAGACCTGGCTGTTTTTGTAAGTGCCGGGCCCAGTTGCTTTTGTTATTGTCAGGAAACGAGCGCTCATGGGAGCTGTAGTTTGGTATGACGTTTGGATATTGTTACCGTCCAGCCCGGGCTAAAGCTCTACCTGGGTGGttgtggggagggtggagggcagtgGCAGGGACCTAGCTCTGTAGACGTGTGTTTAGTCCTGTCGTGTTCATTGTACCTGCACTAACAGCCTGGCCTGTGCTCTGCTTCCAGACAGCAGGGCCATATGTTGGTAGTTCCAGCTGAgccctgagggggggaggggggggggggagcactgGCCCACCGTTCTCCTCAGTCAGCAGAGAGAGTCACGTGATCGTAACCCCCACTTCCTCAACTGACACggttattttatgtaaacactaGCCTGCAGTACAGCCAGCGGTGCCTGATCCTGACGCGAGCATCGCTCTGTCTGTGGTGGATGTGGGGCTGCACACTCCTGGGGTTGTCGACAGTGTTTGATGTACTTTCAAGGAGAGATACTTTCAAGGTGTTTAAGGGCAGGTCCTCCACTTTGCGGTCGGAACTTTCCTGGCTCCTCCGCGTTCTAACGTGTCTGATCGTCAGTCAGCCCCCCCGGCGATcagcccctttctctcctccctccttccattcaTCCGCTCATTGTTCTGTCATTTCCCTTCCGACGCACCCTTCCTGTCCTCTGAGTGAAGGCTGGCCTATCGCTAATGTTATTAAGGAAAACTCGGCCTGGCTCACTGCTCTATCACAACAACAAAGGAGTATAACCTTACTGGCCAGATTGGTTTCCAGCCCTTTCCGTATATATCCGTGGGCCTTGTCGATAACAGGGCCCACGCCCTCACTCTGTCAACATGGGCCTCTCAGCTCTTGATAGGTGGCCCAGTGTTCCTTTCTCACTGACTGCTATTGTTTGCTTGATAGGTAACATGGTAGCCTCGGGCTCTAGTGAGGGCGTGTTTGGGTGTGCTGCAGTTAAATCAATCATGTACACAGTCGAAAGGTGTTTGAGGAATTCAGATTATCAGAGATTTACACGCTTAGTCCTGTCAGTAGCAAGTAGCCCGTGCATGAACGGTGCCCTTACCCGTCGGAGATTTAATTAATTGACATGTTTAGCTCACTATTAAAACTGCAGTTTtttggcagggggggaggggaagtttTAAAGGCGAGACTGAGAAATGGTGGTCGATTTTTCAGTCGCTGTCCTCAACTCTCCgtgtctcccatctcctctgaCTCGGTTCCTGTTCCGTGTCTTGTTCAAGCTCTCCCAACCAATCTTGTGGAGGTTAGAGTGAGCCCCACAGCCTCCGCagggcccctcccccagcaccccaACCAGCTCTGGCCCGGGATCATGGGACACACGTGTCGCACCCTTGTCGTGTCACGCTTGTTAGTATCTGAACATGGGAGCCTGTTCCCCATAAGACCCTGGCGGTCTaagtgtgtgaccctgtgatgTGAAGTGCCGTTGATATTTAAGGGGGCTTTGGAGCCTTGGGCTGGAGGATGTTCTCGATTTCAAGTGCTTTCTCATGTGCAGCGAGGGCTGGTTCTCACCGGCCAGGCCATTACTTTCTCTTCCTGTCAGGAAATGCATCGATGATGAATGATATCCTGTGCTGGTGTTTtaaggtctctctctttctttcgtaTCACACAGAGAAGGTCAATAAACGAAGTATGGGCAGCTGGATGCCCTTGTTGTGCCCGTGgcgtctaacgcgcgcgcgcgtgtgcgccCGTGCGCGGGCGTGA from Osmerus eperlanus chromosome 28, fOsmEpe2.1, whole genome shotgun sequence includes these protein-coding regions:
- the si:ch73-138n13.1 gene encoding titin homolog isoform X2 translates to MAAQVEVQTGEVGRTGVGGRLHLSPLVDSSNKSLVEGSSSPQGSLIISPEPGKPVPAPKPRLTPKPFSVERNPTVRPILAPKPHTKPRPEPNRPTSYKPDPPVVPKPEQPGVTGKHRPVSTNPGRQAPTTFKASPKLSAGQTSKPVAQPFKPAPPLTLGDPSKPAPPPPAGRHTANTAGTSPSRGYKKPQSAEWSGSTKQDMERGKTSSTARPGGTSMTRAKSMGFLNQMGLEEEERKLEVATEVGVALRPHPRSSRPRPVSAIFLPSPTETEAPSPASQWSVRRPLSADLTSRFESIGLSLHRRPTDTDSKENTPEEGVPPRRREREKGPEGAGGAPQGPEGKPKPSVSRRGSDKTKEEGNDEKEEVRSGGGSIKRRISLLLDSSSSPGGRAIGQAPEPRSPAQPIPEAEVPLGIKQRIKQLTEDTPPAQTPSPKLSLRPRPLPLDLTKRFTSDRSPELGSPSLSEATDRLESDIDPQRRGEDSASFRDQGKVEEDSRGPPERPPEPASDPAAGRPMESGAQDRSLGGGVQTVRAALFENVVERHSVLVLDEDQGRGQALPRRSLSLKQREEENEGNLVTATYREPVSPSSPLRVEHSYDTVPSVGESRAVSESVPSAQLEDKAMTLRRRSDRAARAEPAEDQPPQGQGVFFPASGGGGGGGGGGAEKQPRYLRVGALQKWNPADLEREAEEERRRRAKLERQMGKGGKPEEEWETQREVERQMQMDVDREIRREKEREEVAAPKRLKMLEANELPAKPRATYFALTGQAQEVVSLGEDRAERGDLEVPFDDYSVKSGQWGSQGKVLPLHGTSPLDDALGKSLQSKVQDEERSERSTTQDRQRGMVWVRPGGMEDMEIEKQKQMDLEKQRALDREAQRQLEMERQVEFAQKMERENQKELERERQKELERQRQREMERDRQRALERQQELHRQQELERERQREVERERQREVERERQREVERERQREVERERQRELERQNEVEKERQLEMERQKLATQRELDRAKEQERRQLQEYERQKQVERERQQLVELEKQRLREKAEREEAEKMRQMAIQQEVNRQRELERERERQQEREKERLRQLEVERQKEVEKERQKLAMQREQQRLEELERVKEQERRQLQEYERQKQVERETQQLVELEKQRLREKAEREEAEKMRQVAIQQEVNRQRELERERERQQEREKERLRQLEVERQKEVERQLQRDLERQKQLDSEQQELDRQRARQRESEKERQRAEELERRKEMERRQLLEFEKQKQAAAQRQQVADLEMQRLREKMERDDAEKMRRVVTQQEVERQRMKDRQKREDQERADSSPLRPKVLDLDSVTRDDPFSPNAPYSSDPSSRWRKPSPRSEEEYRPAILDIDSFRSQAQLSPTKEAYPVAGNQGTERGSGLRSNLNTADREGGVRIAPEGVVRRPSPVQASSQQDPWERRPGEVVGSPLAGPEAPRKPANKPSLEQLLLRQEERATASCLVPERRWAAVPGEPQPSAPHPVRDTSLSGSPAGSLDPWSSLEAGPHQLGGMETRSQRRSQGSQELNRMRSRSVSRRSTPATSTLEGSLLRMRSRSAHRERGDQDWEAQKQGVGGDEEGRDTDTLVHETDSQYGTWETGLRTDDSLTPATPTSEGNLSPSPGKATLPHTLGEQAPPSDLDTPDGLSPLQPEIQLLPFPEASTSLLDSSALRSRAQLSKKRGPRSRPTRAARQSAALAGLPEGQAGSGEDWRYRDSTEEKVQAKQEDSDSEEQARAADPRPAASQPQRVPLFPGMDPFALKAQLKKRGDSDNQADGLASSPSQLSRSPKSPFLPRASRVLPPAGGKENGEEASPQWLRELKSKKRLSQYDNDS